ACACTCCTGGTTGCAGGTCGTCTTCGGGTCAAACATCTTTACACATGCCTTTTCAGACAGGGCATGCTGGGAAAAACATCAGCAGACAAACATCACTTCCAccgtgcgtgtgtgcgtctgtgtgtgcgtgcgcgtatGTGCATTGTGTGTGTTACCCTCAACTCTCCAATAGACGACAGTAAACCGGCTCCATAAGCTCTCAGCTGACCGTCCTGTTTGCACAGTCCGAACTCGATGGTGAAGaaataacactgaaacacaCGAGGCTCCATCACTGATTGATCACTGATTGGTTCCTTTAAAAACTGGTTTCTATGGCATCATGTCCAAACCTCTGTGTTAGAGACATCAGCTGTTCAGATGGCCTGTGCTTTCATGTAATATCATTTTGCACCACAGGGGGTGTAACCACGCTAACCCTCACAAACAGAAGCTCTGAGCAGCAgctgggtggggcttctgtccCATCTCTGTGATGTCATGGAGATGTATGACTATaaaaaactgtgtgaaactgAGTCTCTAGAGCGCATGTCTTTGCGTTGTTGATTCTGTTTTGTACTGAGTTACAGGGCTTCAAAGTAACTGAGTACTTTTACTCTGTTACTCTAACAGAACAGATCCACTTTAAAGTGATGCTGTAAAGTTAAAACATGTTGGTGATGAAACATGTTCTTCTAGCGCCACCATCAGGTGACACTTCATCATTACATAAGGTGAGAATAGGACTCTCATCGTTCTcaaacaaaacatgaagaaataaTTTTCGAAATTAATATAATTAACGTGTAATAGGgtgtaaaatatttaatctCATACAGCTGCTATTTTTAGTACCATTACTCTTAAagagatatttatttattattttactggcttatttcaatttcttttaTCCTAAGTCTTCCGTAAACCTCCCACAGCTGGATTCGAACCTCTGCAGCGTTACCATGATGATGAAACTCACTGTGGCGAGTTTCTGAACGTCCTCGTCAGACGCTCCCAGGGAGGCCAGACCGATCTCCTGAGAGAACTGGGCAAACTTTGGATCAGCCAGTAGGGGGACGTGACCCAGCAGCTCGTGACACGTATctctgagaggaggaggaggaggaaagatgGATCACTACAACTACTGAATACACAGAGTGGATTTCACCTCTTTGTCTGCGTGATGCTGAGCTGGAAATCATCAAACTCATCAAACTAGAGATGGATGAAAGGTGGATGTGAGGTGGAGGTACTCACGGCTCGGGGGTGTAGAGCGGGTCGGTGCTGTGCCGGATGTACTGAGTGCAGTTGAAGACTCTGTAGGCCAAACCAGCCAGGAAGTCTCTGGGAGACAGATAACCTGCCACCGGGCGAACGGTGAAGCCAGAGCGCTCTGAAACACACAGGAAGCCACACAGGAAGTGAGGTCATCATCCTGTTCAGCTCTGGCCCGCTTCATGTTTCAGCAGAACTTCTGGAATCTGTAATGTGACTCATGGGTCACCTGAGTCCAGGTAAGCCGCTCACCTGGACTCAGGTGAACGTGTTCAGAGAGACGTACCTCTGAGGAATAGTGAGACGTCCTCCAGCTGCGGGATGTTGTCCTCTCTATAGCCACAGTGCTCAGTGAGCAGCGGCAGGTTCTTCAGGTACTCTTTGCAGGCGTGAGTCGGATACAGTTTGGTCAGCTCTCTGAACACCACGCCCCACGTCTTCACCTCCTCCTCCGTGTACTCAATACGAGGGATGGGCTGCCCGCTGTGGGGGGAGGGGCACGCGAGACGTGAAACACGTGAGAGGTGAAACACGAGAAAACACGACGAACGGACGAACATACTTACAACTTATAATTCATGGCCACTTCCACAAAGTACTTCCTGCGCTGGCGATAAACATTATCTTTAAACCCCTGACAGGAAGGAAGAGGACACACAGTCAGAGTACAGATATCCCATCATGCCCAGCTTTCTGCCACCTCTGCGTGCACCTATGGGCTGCTCGCAGCTTTGCTGCCACTCGTACGTCCCACCAAGAAAGGCTGACATCTGACACGTTAGCTGGACCTCCTCCAGTGTGTCGAAGCCCCAAAGACGAATTTATTTTGTGTGGATCGAAGAGCGGGCAGGTGTGTGTAAAAAGCCCCGCCTCTTCCACGTGAGGGGGCAGATGAGCAGCACATTGAACTCAGCACCTCAACCTGTGGGGAGGAACTCATTCTGCAGGTCTCACTTCCTGATCTATGCCACCTACAGGCTGGACAGCTGCAGACTCAGTTAAAGTTTTCCTCTTGAATGAAAACAGCTATAGGAGGTCCAGAGGTGAACTCAGAGATGAGCCCGAAGACCCGAAGGAGAAACTTAACACCCTGACCTGCACACAAAGGCCCTAAACACTGCAGTCTGGCCCCCTCTTTGTCTCGAATGCAAGATGAACTCACGTTGCAGGCATCTGTGAGCTgttctttataaataaagttgaactgAAACGACTCACGGGATGGTCGGCGTCCAGCTCGGACCCGTACATCAGCACTCTGTGAGAGCACTGATCCAACTCGGAGATCTTCATGGGAAACCAGGGAACCTCGTCTTCATCTGAGAAGAACACAGAGAAGTCTCACAACGCTTAAACACTGCGGCCTGTCAAACCTTTACATTCTGTATGATAGCTTTTCATTTCACAGTGTTGTCCACTACCTGCTGTTAGTgtctgttagcctctgttagctgcagTTTTAGCTGCTTTTAGCTTGTGTTGGCTGCtttgttagcctctgttagcctGTGTTAGCTGCAGTTTTAGCTGCTTTTAGCTTGTGTTGGCTTTttttagcctctgttagcctGTGTTAGCTGCAGTTTTAGCTGCTTTTAGCTTgtgttggcttttttttagcctctgttagcctGTGTTAGCTGCAGTTTTAGCTGCTTTTAGCTTgtgttggctgcttttttagcctctgttagcctctgttagctgcagTTTTAGCTGCTTTTAGCTTGTGTTGTCTGCTTttttagcctctgttagcctctgttagctgcagTTTTAGCTGCTTTTAGCTTGTGTTGGTTGCTTTTTCAGCctctgttagcctctgttagctgcagTTTTAGCTGCTTTTAGCTTGTGTTGGCTGCTTTGTTAGCCTCTGTTAACCTCTGTTAGCTGCAGTTTTAGCTGCTTTTAGCTTGTGTTGACTGCtttgttagcctctgttagctacaGTTTTAGCTGCTTTTAGCTTGTGTTGGCTGCtttgttagcctctgttagctgcagTAGCTTgtgttggctgcttttttagcctctgttagcctGTGTTAGCTGCTCTTTTACAATGTGAAAATGTCAAAACTGTTTATCAGGggaaaagtgtgatttttaggacACTAACTGGCAAAATGTGACAATATCAGGAATGAATGAGCGAGTTTATGCATGTTTTCATGTATTAGCTCCCTGACTTCAGCTCAGGAGATGAACTTGAGCTGCGGAGGAAGACAATATGATTTTGCTTAGATGTCGAAGACATAGTCTCTttccttcctgtttttgtttctttggtgaAGGGGACGCCTTCTCCAGCGGTAAAACAGGCGTGGTCATTTAAATATCGCTCCACGGCACGTGAAC
The Maylandia zebra isolate NMK-2024a linkage group LG7, Mzebra_GT3a, whole genome shotgun sequence DNA segment above includes these coding regions:
- the tph2 gene encoding tryptophan 5-hydroxylase 2 isoform X1 produces the protein MASGHVMKDDGEPIPRMQPAMMMFSSKYWSRRGLSLDSAMFDQQHQRQRHTGGQMSRRPSFCPINEKPDKEGTEDSGKTAVVFSLKNEVGCLVKALRLFQEKHVNLNHIESRMSKRVPNEVEIFADCSCSKKEFNELLEHLKDHVNIVSFNTPAHVWCAEADEDEVPWFPMKISELDQCSHRVLMYGSELDADHPGFKDNVYRQRRKYFVEVAMNYKFGQPIPRIEYTEEEVKTWGVVFRELTKLYPTHACKEYLKNLPLLTEHCGYREDNIPQLEDVSLFLRERSGFTVRPVAGYLSPRDFLAGLAYRVFNCTQYIRHSTDPLYTPEPDTCHELLGHVPLLADPKFAQFSQEIGLASLGASDEDVQKLATCYFFTIEFGLCKQDGQLRAYGAGLLSSIGELRHALSEKACVKMFDPKTTCNQECLITTFQEVYFVSESFEEAKEKMREFAKTIKRPFSVYYNPYTQSVDLLKDTRSIEDVVQDLRSDLTTVCDALGKMNTYMGI
- the tph2 gene encoding tryptophan 5-hydroxylase 2 isoform X3 — its product is MTLKSRRPSFCPINEKPDKEGTEDSGKTAVVFSLKNEVGCLVKALRLFQEKHVNLNHIESRMSKRVPNEVEIFADCSCSKKEFNELLEHLKDHVNIVSFNTPAHVWCAEADEDEVPWFPMKISELDQCSHRVLMYGSELDADHPGFKDNVYRQRRKYFVEVAMNYKFGQPIPRIEYTEEEVKTWGVVFRELTKLYPTHACKEYLKNLPLLTEHCGYREDNIPQLEDVSLFLRERSGFTVRPVAGYLSPRDFLAGLAYRVFNCTQYIRHSTDPLYTPEPDTCHELLGHVPLLADPKFAQFSQEIGLASLGASDEDVQKLATCYFFTIEFGLCKQDGQLRAYGAGLLSSIGELRHALSEKACVKMFDPKTTCNQECLITTFQEVYFVSESFEEAKEKMREFAKTIKRPFSVYYNPYTQSVDLLKDTRSIEDVVQDLRSDLTTVCDALGKMNTYMGI
- the tph2 gene encoding tryptophan 5-hydroxylase 2 isoform X2; this translates as MLMIVPEHILNNTMGILDFTQSRRPSFCPINEKPDKEGTEDSGKTAVVFSLKNEVGCLVKALRLFQEKHVNLNHIESRMSKRVPNEVEIFADCSCSKKEFNELLEHLKDHVNIVSFNTPAHVWCAEADEDEVPWFPMKISELDQCSHRVLMYGSELDADHPGFKDNVYRQRRKYFVEVAMNYKFGQPIPRIEYTEEEVKTWGVVFRELTKLYPTHACKEYLKNLPLLTEHCGYREDNIPQLEDVSLFLRERSGFTVRPVAGYLSPRDFLAGLAYRVFNCTQYIRHSTDPLYTPEPDTCHELLGHVPLLADPKFAQFSQEIGLASLGASDEDVQKLATCYFFTIEFGLCKQDGQLRAYGAGLLSSIGELRHALSEKACVKMFDPKTTCNQECLITTFQEVYFVSESFEEAKEKMREFAKTIKRPFSVYYNPYTQSVDLLKDTRSIEDVVQDLRSDLTTVCDALGKMNTYMGI